One genomic segment of Streptomyces sp. TLI_146 includes these proteins:
- a CDS encoding YcxB family protein, with protein sequence MSTEAGQLDAAATVQVAYQATAAECQEAIRVLVKASPAGRRSRWIFTGMGLIFLALGLRVDDPGAAWDVGSLVFGTVTLVFFLAIAPRLQARQVYRQGQARGQRYITVDSWGVTAATQDERQWSSWAMFSRYLETPHLFVLLSADQKCMTFLPKRAFHTPDDTDRLRQILDRHLPSAAPTTPRG encoded by the coding sequence ATGAGTACGGAAGCCGGTCAGCTCGATGCGGCCGCGACGGTGCAGGTGGCCTACCAGGCGACAGCAGCGGAGTGCCAGGAGGCGATACGCGTCCTGGTGAAAGCCTCCCCCGCCGGTCGGCGCAGCAGGTGGATCTTCACCGGGATGGGGCTGATCTTCCTGGCGCTGGGCCTACGGGTCGACGATCCCGGTGCTGCATGGGACGTGGGGTCGCTGGTGTTCGGCACCGTCACCCTGGTGTTCTTCCTGGCGATCGCGCCGCGTCTGCAGGCACGTCAGGTCTACCGGCAGGGCCAGGCGCGAGGACAGCGTTATATCACCGTGGACAGCTGGGGAGTGACGGCTGCGACGCAGGACGAGCGCCAGTGGTCCTCCTGGGCCATGTTCAGCCGCTACCTGGAGACACCCCACCTCTTCGTCCTGCTGAGTGCCGACCAGAAGTGCATGACCTTCCTGCCCAAGCGGGCGTTTCACACGCCCGACGACACCGACCGGCTGCGGCAGATCCTGGACCGGCACCTTCCCTCTGCTGCCCCCACCACTCCTCGCGGGTGA